One Oncorhynchus kisutch isolate 150728-3 linkage group LG13, Okis_V2, whole genome shotgun sequence DNA window includes the following coding sequences:
- the LOC109902651 gene encoding lysosome-associated membrane glycoprotein 3, translating into MTDKLRNNMHRETILFLLVAIIMGNSLITAALDQTIITTDESGLNNPEPTEQSSLPEKPVLQPKETAPVTGNYVLNDTAGKPCIKVSMGVEYIVIEKKKASYFNLDPSTTLATGRCGQKEAVLSLAIVGEGGYLDLTFEKEGNISYVSKVRANLAPSKGNKNYPGVIEHEKLFPTAADHSLKCNSQTEFHLAENLRVKLGPLQFQAFKLTNGKFGEEVECWADFNKRIFPIIIGATVVGLLLIAVLTFLIIWNNRRQAGYDRI; encoded by the exons ATGACAGACAAACTCAGAAACAACATGCATCGTGAAACAATACTTTTTCTACTGGTTGCGATCATAATGG GAAACAGCCTTATAACTGCTGCATTGGACCAGACCATCATCACCACAGATGAGTCTGGCCTAAACAACCCTGAGCCTACCGAGCAATCAAGCCTCCCAGAGAAGCCTGTTCTTCAGCCCAAAGAGACCGCTCCTGTCACCGGAAACTATGTGCTGAATGACACCGCAGGAAAGCCATGCATCAAGGTCTCCATGGGAGTGGAGTACATAGTTATTGAGAAGAAG AAAGCTTCCTATTTCAACTTAGACCCTTCCACCACCCTCGCTACAGGGAGATGTGGTCAAAAAGAGGCCGTTCTTTCCCTGGCTATTGTAGGAGAGGGAGGCTATCTGGATCTCACCTTTGAAAAG GAAGGGAACATATCCTATGTGTCAAAGGTCAGAGCTAATTTGGCACCAAGCAAAG GAAATAAAAACTATCCTGGGGTGATAGAACATGAAAAGCTGTTCCCAACCGCCGCTGACCACAGCCTCAAGTGTAATTCTCAGACCGAGTTTCATCTGGCTGAAAACCTTAGAGTGAAGCTTGGGCCTCTTCAGTTCCAAGCCTTCAAACTCACCAATGGGAAGTTTGGAGAGG AGGTTGAGTGCTGGGCTGACTTCAACAAGAGGATCTTCCCCATCATTATTGGTGCCACGGTTGTGGGACTCCTCCTGATTGCTGTCCTGACCTTCCTGATCATCTGGAACAACCGTAGACAAGCTGGCTATGACAGGATCTGA